A part of Leptospira hartskeerlii genomic DNA contains:
- a CDS encoding AbrB/MazE/SpoVT family DNA-binding domain-containing protein — MRASVVKIGNSKGIRIPKAVLEECHIEEEVDLLIDKNKIIIVPLKAKPRDGWEKQFKAMSERKEDKLLIPDSIDLSTKDWEW; from the coding sequence ATGAGAGCTTCCGTAGTCAAAATAGGCAATTCGAAAGGTATAAGAATCCCTAAAGCGGTCTTGGAAGAATGCCATATTGAGGAAGAAGTAGACTTACTTATAGATAAGAATAAGATCATTATAGTTCCTCTAAAAGCCAAGCCTAGAGATGGTTGGGAAAAACAGTTTAAAGCAATGTCTGAAAGAAAAGAAGACAAATTGCTTATTCCAGATTCTATAGATCTTTCCACTAAGGATTGGGAATGGTAG